The following coding sequences lie in one Polyodon spathula isolate WHYD16114869_AA chromosome 15, ASM1765450v1, whole genome shotgun sequence genomic window:
- the LOC121327555 gene encoding uncharacterized protein LOC121327555, protein MKSEEEGTSCPKGVLQLLSELEQGQRELESLREQQSSELEHISASFEHSMLAALQQERSVIDKVEQDYRETRRRLEQLQRENEAAVKVSLARIDERLQGLVRIHAQIQRGEEGQGSWPEHNLSKTITELLPQVLSLTVKQVSFHPNPKLPPPLGEIRIQTQILHFPIAFYEGQQNRHRGAWYSRQGNGEQNPTKINVDPQHRTREERARKRSPDLGGSQASGQGPETTGEDSGSVRVVKKIYISPRDDSEETNPQICHTDITTISLEMRKESGVIGPQGNTSLFSSVPTSGEGGREVASNQGLNTVKKGQNGESSGSQTPPPGVAALDLSSLSHSHAIDSSAGKPGTGKFAREGGGREESDEWRLPSSDLDLFQATPTFFSNEESDQECVGETRVEQRSAGRNEGGGSSPSCRAQVILSSRLPSAGHEGAVEWAAYRGSADSVDSGGNPKQGYSTRRHNSVPNSQYSQHSEQSPPREYKSNKANTRPKQMESIFSQKESRSGQAYIRSHSENSRCIVRGYRHNSGGTQTTQAGIWDNPISQSCLDLSPNCRPPQICPEDPLDRLGETGRTPSPADSIDSSYTFIVNSPRDHNISPRSVGRGLHLSKSTVDLSRGGPPLIEASGEGRGRKREVRGESREDSRLGKVLRRHVPSTPPPSSRGANGAQPGWASKHSTVPALQSKNLPPTYNVHCTPRLVSRSISMSSIEIPAAQSKQESIRLRTSQLVSEQQSRLGVGGKGGRVGLAKPRIKEEECDLVEQGDREGKGHLIRQFGKLGSGRAEFSLPSGVHTTPQGQLYLVDCGNARLQVTDRRGNVLQQVYAQGNEGVTRRNRRCRNYFDVAVNGKGLIALSCAAERALLIFSRHGRQLQAFGGGGDEFEAPRGVTVNNRDEFLVVDTRRGTLTSLRLEPTSGRRLERTVVPGFSKPYLVGTCLYTGLVAVSERGSETGGEACVKVLGPDWNIIRVLGLNPSLGPVLSCPWGVCINREGDVLVADWGKEHRVLLYPTQGKGWTIVREGLSSPRGLTLLPEGHLVVVDSMHNCIKIFQYK, encoded by the coding sequence ATGAAAAGTGAAGAAGAAGGGACATCCTGTCCCAAAGGGGTGCTTCAGTTGCTGTCTGAACTGGAGCAGGGTCAGCGGGAGTTGGAGAGCTTGCGGGAACAGCAGAGCTCGGAGCTGGAGCACATCTCCGCGTCTTTTGAGCATTCTATGCTGGCAGCCCTGCAACAGGAACGGAGTGTGATCGATAAAGTTGAGCAGGATTACCGAGAGACAAGAAGGCGACTGGAGCAGCTTCAGAGGGAGAATGAGGCAGCGGTGAAGGTCAGCCTGGCCAGGATTGATGAGAGGCTACAGGGCCTTGTCCGGATACATGCCCAGATCCAACGGGGAGAAGAGGGACAGGGCTCCTGGCCTGAACACAATCTTAGCAAAACAATAACGGAGCTGCTACCCCAGGTCCTATCTTTGACTGTAAAACAGGTTAGCTTCCACCCGAACCCTAAACTCCCTCCTCCACTTGGAGAGATCCGGATCCAGACACAGATACTCCACTTCCCCATAGCCTTTTATGAGGGGCAGCAGAATAGACACAGGGGTGCCTGGTACTCCAGGCAAGGGAATGGAGAACAGAACCCGACAAAGATAAATGTTGATCCCCAGCACAGAACCAGGGAGGAGAGAGCAAGAAAGAGGAGCCCCGATCTGGGAGGCAGCCAGGCCTCAGGGCAGGGTCCAGAGACAACAGGGGAAGACTCTGGGAGTGTTCGGGTAGTGAAGAAGATCTATATCTCTCCAAGGGATGACTCTGAGGAAACAAATCCACAAATATGTCATACAGATATAACAACAATCTCACTGGAGATGAGAAAAGAGTCAGGGGTGATTGGTCCCCAGGGGAACACCTCTCTTTTTAGTAGTGTACCAACTTCTGGAGAGGGTGGCAGGGAGGTGGCATCAAATCAAGGTTTGAACACAGTCAAAAAGGGCCAGAATGGGGAGTCTAGTGGGTCCCAGACACCACCCCCTGGGGTTGCAGCCTTAGATCTAtcctctctgtctcactctcatGCCATTGATTCGTCTGCAGGCAAACCTGGAACAGGGAAATTTGCaagggagggaggaggaagagaggaAAGTGACGAGTGGAGGTTACCCAGCTCAGATTTGGACTTGTTTCAGGCAACTCCCACATTCTTTAGTAATGAAGAGTCAGATCAGGAATGTGTGGGAGAAACTCGGGTGGAGCAGAGGAGTGCGGGGAGGAATGAGGGTGGAGGCAGCTCCCCCTCATGCAGAGCACAGGTTATCCTGTCGAGCCGCCTGCCTTCTGCCGGTCACGAGGGGGCAGTAGAGTGGGCAGCATACCGGGGGTCTGCAGATTCTGTGGACAGTGGGGGGAATCCAAAGCAGGGCTACTCAACAAGGAGACACAACAGCGTTCCAAACTCCCAGTATAGCCAGCATAGTGAGCAATCACCGCCCAGGGAGTACAAATCCAACAAAGCTAATACTAGACCTAAGCAGATGGAAAGTATATTCAGCCAGAAAGAAAGTAGATCCGGTCAGGCATACATTAGATCTCATTCTGAGAATTCTAGATGCATCGTGAGAGGCTACAGGCACAACTCTGGAGGGACACAGACAACCCAAGCTGGGATTTGGGACAATCCGATTAGTCAGAGTTGTCTGGATCTGTCCCCGAATTGTAGGCCCCCTCAGATATGTCCTGAGGACCCTTTAGATAGACTCGGAGAGACAGGAAGGACCCCATCCCCAGCAGACAGCATTGATTCCTCATATACCTTTATAGTCAACTCCCCCAGGGATCACAATATCTCTCCCCGGAGCGTGGGACGAGGACTGCACCTCTCCAAATCTACAGTCGACCTGTCTAGGGGGGGCCCTCCTCTAATTGAGGCATCAGGGGAAGgaagggggagaaagagagaagtCAGAGGAGAAAGTAGAGAGGACTCAAGACTAGGAAAAGTTTTAAGGCGGCATGTACCTAGCACCCCTCCACCTTCCAGTCGGGGAGCGAATGGGGCACAGCCTGGGTGGGCCTCCAAACATTCCACTGTTCCTGCACTACAGAGTAAGAACCTGCCCCCTACTTATAATGTACATTGTACTCCCCGTCTTGTTTCAAGATCAATCTCCATGTCTTCTATTGAAATTCCAGCAGCCCAGTCAAAGCAGGAGAGCATAAGGTTGAGAACATCCCAGTTAGTCAGCGAGCAGCAGAGCAGATTGGGAGTGGGAGGTAAAGGGGGGAGAGTGGGACTGGCTAAACCTAGAATCAAAGAGGAAGAGTGTGATTTGGTGGAgcagggagacagggaggggAAAGGGCATCTGATCAGACAGTTTGGAAAACTTGGCTCGGGCCGGGCAGAGTTCAGTCTACCAAGCGGTGTTCACACAACGCCACAGGGGCAACTCTACCTCGTGGATTGTGGGAATGCTCGGCTGCAAGTAACGGACAGGCGTGGTAATGTCCTGCAGCAGGTATACGCCCAGGGGAACGAAGGGGTCACAAGGCGCAACCGCCGCTGCCGGAATTACTTTGACGTGGCCGTGAATGGGAAGGGCCTGATTGCTTTAAGCTGTGCTGCAGAGCGTGCGCTGCTGATATTCAGCCGTCATGGGCGCCAGCTACAGgcatttgggggtgggggggacgaATTTGAGGCCCCAAGAGGCGTGACAGTAAATAACCGTGATGAGTTCTTGGTAGTTGATACTCGACGTGGAACACTCACCTCCCTCAGGCTGGAACCGACCTCTGGGCGCAGGCTCGAGCGCACTGTGGTCCCTGGCTTCAGCAAGCCTTATCTGGTGGGGACCTGTCTGTACACAGGGCTAGTGGCTGTCTCGGAGAGGGGGAGTGAGACTGGGGGAGAGGCATGTGTAAAAGTACTGGGCCCTGATTGGAACATAATTAGGGTCCTGGGGTTAAATCCAAGTCTGGGCCCTGTGCTTTCCTGCCCCTGGGGGGTGTGCATCAACAGGGAAGGGGATGTGCTGGTGGCAGATTGGGGTAAAGAGCATAGAGTGTTGCTTTATCCCACCCAGGGAAAAGGGTGGACGATAGTAAGAGAGGGGTTGAGCAGCCCCAGAGGTCTCACCCTCCTGCCAGAAGGACATCTAGTGGTGGTAGATAGCATGCACAACTGCATCAAGATTttccaatataaataa
- the ankrd50l gene encoding ankyrin repeat domain-containing protein 50, producing the protein MSVSRLQGRRFYCRDWALYKLQHWLETRASGRILGVLVTGGPGSGKTAFCTEVLWPTSEAGTRVDLASRCLAHHFCQREDERTVSVPEFILGLVEQLRRSPLLPGYFEKLEEPSVKAALEPNQCEKDPDEAFKRTVLLPLLDLPLPSQNLLLIVESLDSGPVAGAGQEGHAAGKSRTIAELLSSHQQLLPPWLLLVCSVRRQNKALHKMFLGFRKLCLDDLRKAHTVRDVQQYILWRLDQERALRRHLTHETADMLNQLHIKSNGCFLFLERVLDGVAENFVAIREIRDIPGTLNGLYLWLCQRLFPRKLFSRVQPLLNVLLASPRPLNLEELYTAVWTRDTTLTPIDFHHHLDALSKLLVDGPSSTKLLFHASFAEWLMDVKYCTQKYLCSLAEGHAMLAMSLTLRGPQLSPNEIHQLAFHLVNSNLQPENPTLLALWMVWCGIPSLADNSLTNEPFPPTSAQQVLQLLVKAGAYPASSSGRVRNWSSSVGCAVSGGMIRKALEQEDSVRVLLENGMSVNQMDPGDGRTLLASAAHAGSTDVVAFLLSKGADAQIQDHQGQTPVMLAARQGHARVIQCLLEWAQREEAVPHLVNHADREGWTALRSAAWGGHAEAVRILLEAGAEVDGSDCEGRTALRAAAWGGHEEILCTLLNYGAQVDQPDREGRTPLIAAAYMGHKKTVELLLDHGAQVDVQDSDGRTALSVAAQCVPSAAGLGYCEVVGLLLERGADPGHKDRDGMTPLLLAAYEGHAEVVELLLEAGADVDEAAGSQRGSHISTAVTPLLAAASMGHVFVVNTLLFWGAAVDAIDGEGRTALSLAAAQGNVEVVRTLLDRGLDENHRDDLGWTPLHSAACEGHLAVCAALTKQGSAARVTEVDNDGRTPLVLAAQEGHCDCVRLLLKRHSPLDHRGYDGRSALSASALEGHVDVVELLLRCGSELDVRDAEGRPLLYLLVLEGLHNMVGLLLEKGGVPLESRDTEGRTALHVASWQGQLECVSLLLCHSADANALDGKGRSPLHSAAWQGHAVIARLLIESGAANVDQACRQHGATALCIAAQEGHTAVVSVLLEKGANPNHIDLYRRTPAEVAGKRGHGKIVRLLESYGAPPYCGFLPPSPLQQQKTSTMKTHSPGITSASSGNSKDASMELRQPPCHQHPHHMSSSPSGSPESTTERCNSLVTSENSLQSSKTSSSTYHSLATAQTVPVDSLSFTHQIQQHSLPRSRNRHSNLVSPTSSLYISDGKPKTIPLQSEPSTAPTTPYRHRTPLSSPTLGKSIMNSPKAKTPTNMNVGVLSSVPEKTDSPQPTGGGKWNSFMASLGVTPGHDSPIRPFRGWDSPPLGYPAVVESQQKNGEAPCKPFVSTPSKTTTGIPHSALVPEPLIAITTLDPQLNLKQAIKLQFEGPTSALSYKRETPM; encoded by the exons ATGAGCGTCAGTCGTCTTCAGGGTAGGCGGTTCTACTGCCGAGACTGGGCCCTGTACAAGCTCCAGCACTGGCTGGAGACCCGAGCCTCTGGCAGGATTTTAGGGGTTCTGGTGACGGGAGGTCCTGGCAGTGGGAAAACCGCCTTTTGCACTGAAGTGCTTTGGCCAACATCAGAGGCCGGGACCCGTGTTGACCTGGCCTCCCGCTGCCTGGCCCACCACTTCTGCCAGCGAGAAGATGAGAGAACAGTGTCCGTGCCGGAGTTCATACTGGGTTTAGTGGAGCAGCTCCGGCGCAGTCCCTTACTCCCTGGGTATTTTGAGAAACTGGAGGAGCCCTCGGTGAAGGCCGCCTTGGAGCCGAACCAGTGTGAAAAGGACCCTGATGAAGCATTCAAGAG GACAGTTCTTTTGCCCCTGCTGGACTTGCCTCTTCCATCTCAGAACTTGCTGCTGATTGTGGAGTCACTGGACTCGGGACCTGTAGCAGGAGCAGGCCAGGAGGGGCATGCAGCAGGGAAGAGCAGAACCATCGCTGAGCTTCTCTCCAGTCACCAGCAGCTTCTCCCGCCATGGCTACTGCTTGTTTGCTCTGTCCGCCGACAGAACAAAGCACTCCACAAGATGTTCTTAG GTTTTCGAAAGCTTTGCCTGGATGATCTACGCAAGGCTCACACAGTGCGTGATGTACAGCAGTacattctgtggaggttggaccAGGAGAGGGCACTGCGGAGGCACCTAACGCATGAGACAGCTGACATGCTGAACCAGCTACATATAAAGAGCAACGGCTGCTTCCTCTTTCTGGAGCGTGTGCTGGACGGAGTAGCTGAGAACTTTGTAGCCATCCGTGAGATCCGTGATATCCCAGGCACCCTTAATGGGCTGTATCTCTGGCTGTGCCAACGGCTTTTTCCCAGGAAGCTTTTTTCCAGGGTGCAGCCCTTACTGAATGTCCTGTTGGCCTCTCCACGGCCACTCAACCTGGAGGAACTTTATACTGCAGTGTGGACAAGAGACACCACCCTTACTCCAATCGACTTCCATCACCATCTAGATGCCTTGTCTAAGCTACTGGTGGATGGGCCTAGCAGCACCAAGCTTCTGTTCCATGCAAGCTTTGCAGAATGGCTGATGGATGTTAAATACTGCACACAAAAGTACTTGTGCAGTCTGGCTGAGGGTCATGCCATGCTGGCCATGTCACTAACCCTCCGTGGGCCGCAGCTGTCCCCGAATGAGATACACCAGCTCGCTTTTCACCTCGTGAACTCGAACCTGCAGCCTGAAAACCCCACCCTGCTGGCACTATGGATGGTATGGTGTGGAATCCCTTCTTTAGCAGACAATTCCCTTACCAACGAACCCTTCCCTCCGACCTCTGCCCAACAGGTGCTGCAACTGCTAGTAAAGGCTGGAGCTTACCCTGCTTCTTCCTCTGGTCGTGTCCGCAACTGGAGCTCTAGTGTTGGCTGCGCAGTCAGTGGCGGGATGATCCGGAAGGCTCTAGAGCAGGAAGATTCAGTACGAGTTCTACTGGAAAATGGGATGAGTGTCAATCAGATGGATCCAGGGGATGGGCGCACCTTGCTGGCCAGTGCAGCACATGCAGGCTCTACAGATGTGGTTGCTTTCCTCCTATCCAAAGGAGCTGATGCACAGATCCAGGACCACCAGGGACAAACCCCTGTGATGCTGGCAGCGCGTCAGGGTCATGCCAGAGTGATTCAGTGTTTGCTGGAGTGGGCCCAGCGGGAGGAAGCGGTCCCGCATCTTGTTAACCATGCAGACCGAGAGGGTTGGACTGCACTGCGTTCTGCAGCATGGGGAGGACATGCTGAGGCTGTCAGGATCCTACTGGAGGCTGGTGCAGAGGTGGATGGCAGTGACTGTGAAGGCCGGACTGCCCTGAGGGCTGCAGCTTGGGGAGGACACGAGGAAATCCTTTGCACTCTTTTGAACTATGGGGCCCAAGTGGACCAACCGGACCGGGAGGGTAGAACGCCGCTAATTGCTGCAGCCTATATGGGCCATAAGAAGACAGTAGAATTGCTGCTTGACCATGGTGCCCAGGTAGACGTGCAAGACTCAGATGGGCGTACAGCCCTATCAGTGGCAGCTCAATGTGTACCTTCAGCAGCTGGACTTGGCTATTGCGAGGTGGTGGGTCTCTTGTTAGAGCGAGGGGCGGATCCAGGACATAAGGACCGTGATGGGATGACACCACTGCTTCTGGCGGCATATGAGGGCCATGCAGAAGTGGTGGAACTCCTTCTAGAGGCTGGGGCAGATGTGGATGAAGCTGCTGGGTCTCAGCGAGGTAGCCACATCTCTACTGCTGTTACACCACTGCTGGCCGCTGCCTCAATGGGCCATGTGTTTGTAGTGAACACTCTACTGTTTTGGGGAGCTGCTGTGGATGCCATTGATGGTGAGGGACGCACAGCACTTAGCCTGGCTGCTGCCCAAGGAAATGTGGAGGTGGTACGGACACTGCTGGACCGCGGACTGGATGAAAATCACAGAGACGATTTGGGATGGACCCCGTTACATTCAGCAGCCTGCGAAGGTCACCTTGCGGTATGTGCAGCTCTGACAAAGCAAGGTAGTGCAGCCAGAGTGACTGAAGTGGATAATGATGGGAGGACCCCACTGGTCCTGGCTGCACAAGAGGGACATTGCGATTGTGTGAGGCTCCTTCTGAAAAGACATTCACCCCTGGACCACCGAGGGTATGATGGACGTTCTGCTTTGAGTGCATCTGCACTAGAGGGACATGTCGATGTTGTGGAGCTACTGCTAAGGTGTGGCTCAGAGCTGGATGTGAGGGATGCAGAAGGAAGGCCCCTGTTATACCTCCTGGTGCTTGAGGGGCTTCACAACATGGTTGGGCTCCTACTGGAGAAAGGGGGTGTTCCTTTAGAGTCCAGGGACACGGAGGGCAGGACTGCCCTACATGTGGCCTCCTGGCAAGGACAGCTTGAGTGTGTGAGCTTATTGCTCTGTCACAGTGCAGATGCCAACGCACTGGATGGGAAGGGACGCTCTCCCTTGCACTCTGCTGCCTGGCAAGGCCATGCAGTGATAGCTCGGCTCTTGATTGAATCTGGGGCTGCCAATGTGGACCAGGCTTGCCGCCAGCACGGAGCCACAGCACTGTGTATTGCTGCCCAAGAAGGTCACACAGCGGTGGTGAGTGTCCTGCTTGAGAAAGGGGCCAATCCGAACCATATAGATCTGTACAGACGCACGCCTGCCGAAGTAGCCGGGAAAAGGGGCCACGGCAAGATTGTCCGCTTGCTGGAGAGCTACGGGGCGCCCCCCTACTGTGGCTTCCTGCCCCCTTCCCCTCTTCAGCAGCAAAAAACATCCACCATGAAGACCCATTCCCCAGGCATCACGTCTGCCAGTTCAGGAAATTCGAAAGATGCATCTATGGAACTTAGACAGCCTCCTTGCCATCAGCACCCCCATCACATGTCCAGCTCTCCCTCAGGCTCCCCAGAATCTACGACTGAGAGGTGCAATTCCCTGGTGACGTCAGAAAACTCCCTCCAGAGTTCCAAAACGTCTTCCTCAACCTACCACTCCCTGGCCACGGCCCAAACAGTCCCAGTTGACAGTCTGAGTTTCACACATCAGATCCAACAACATTCTTTGCCACGCAGCAGAAATCGCCACTCAAACCTGGTGTCTCCAACTTCCTCTCTGTACATCAGTGATGGCAAACCCAAAACCATCCCACTACAGTCAGAGCCCTCCACTGCCCCCACAACTCCCTATAGGCATCGGACTCCTCTCTCCAGCCCTACCCTGGGAAAAAGCATCATGAACAGCCCAAAGGCCAAGACCCCAACTAACATGAACGTGGGGGTTCTCAGCAGTGTCCCAGAGAAGACGGACAGCCCCCAACCTACTGGAGGTGGGAAGTGGAACTCCTTCATGGCTTCTCTGGGGGTGACCCCAGGACACGACAGCCCCATAAGACCTTTTAGAGGCTGGGACAGCCCTCCTCTGGGTTACCCTGCTGTAGTGGAGTCCCAGCAGAAAAATGGAGAAGCACCTTGCAAGCCGTTTGTCTCCACGCCTAGCAAAACCACAACCGGAATCCCTCACAGTGCCTTGGTACCCGAGCCGCTGATTGCCATAACAACACTGGACCCCCAGCTGAACCTCAAGCAGGCCATTAAGCTGCAGTTTGAGGGACCGACCAGTGCACTGAGCTACAAGAGAGAGACCCCCATGTGA
- the LOC121327641 gene encoding histone deacetylase complex subunit SAP18 translates to MAVESRVTQEEIKKEPEKPVDRERTCPLLLRVFTTNNGRHHRMDEFARANVPSSELQIYTWMDATLKELTSLVKEVYPEARKKGTHFSFAIVYPDPNRQGYRVKEIGSTVSGRKGTDDSMTLQSQRFQIGDYLDIAITPQNRAPPPLGRMRPY, encoded by the exons atggccGTGGAGTCTCGAGTCACACAAGAAGAGATAAAAAAAGAACCAGAGAAACCGGTCGATAGAGAAAGG acaTGTCCGCTGTTACTAAGGGTGTTTACAACTAACAATGGCAGGCATCACAGAATGGATGAATTTGCTCGGGCAAACGTCCCATCCAGTGAGCTGCAGATCTATACATG gaTGGATGCAACCCTGAAGGAGCTAACCAGCCTTGTGAAAGAGGTCTACCCAGAAGCTCGAAAGAAGGGCACGCACTTCAGCTTTGCAATTGTCTACCCAGATCCTAACCGCCAGGGCTACAG GGTGAAGGAGATTGGCAGCACAGTTTCAGGAAGGAAAGGCACAGATGATTCCATGACGTTGCAGTCACAAAGGTTCCAGATAGGAGACTATTTGGACATAGCAATCACACCTCAGAACAGAGCACCGCCTCCACTGGGACGCATGCGACCTTACTAA